The uncultured Bacteroides sp. genome includes the window TTCTGAATATAATTTAATATTGGGCTTTCTCCTTCTTCTAACTTTAAGTTATCAAAAGCCATTATATTATAAGACAGAATCTTAAATTTATTATCCGGTAGCGTTTTTGTGTGGAAATTAATGGGTATATAAGTCCTTATTTGTGGGTAACAGAAGAGGAAACCGCATAGAGCCAGTAGAGCAAATTTGTATTGGACAATTAGCCAGAAGATAAAAAAGAAAATATTGATTAGAAGGAATATAGGAAAGAGAAGGCCCAAACATGATTCTATCGGGTGCACATCCGGACGAATATGCGGGCTATAAGCAGCTAATAGAAGTAATGCTACAAAAAGCGCATTGACGACCAGAATCAGATAAGCGACCAGTCTGCCGATATGTTTCATCCTTTTTATCTTTTACTTGCGTCAAACAGACTTTTCTTTTCTTCGGTGCTTAAGCTTTCGTAACCGGATTTTTTGAGCTTTTCCAGGATACGATCTATTTCGTCCGATTGTGCTTTTTTATGAGCGTTATAGTCATAATCCCTTGGGTCCCGGTTGTAATGTACTTCCATCTTTGGCTTGCGGCGATGCCATGTCTTTTTATCAAATAGACGCAAAAAAAGGTCCAGGGGTTTATTAATCCATGAAGTAACGTCAGTGCCCCGCTTTAAACTGGCGGCAAACCAAAGGCCGGCTAATGCTCCGCCTAAATGCGCTATGTGCCCACCGGCATTCTGAGAAGTAACAAATAACAAATCGGTTAGCAATACGATGAGTGCTATATATTTTAGGCGTATAGAACCAAATAAGAAGAGTTGCACGCGGTAATTGGGTTCGCGATAAGCTGTTGCCATCACAATGGCCAATACAGAAGCAGACGCTCCAACCATTGTAGAGAGAGCTACAGAGGAAGCGAAATACGGGAAAATGTTATAAGAAAGAATATAAAAAAGTCCACCGCAAATTCCACCTAATAAATAAAGACCCCGCAGGTGTTTGGCAGAGAAAAAAGAAAGGAATAATGAGCCAAACCAGTAGAGCCATAGCATATTAAATAATATATGCATAAAGCCTGCATGCATGAACATATAAGTGATAATGGACCATGGTTGGCTAGCCAAACGAGTGAGTGATGCTGGCAATTCTAGAAATCCAAGAAATCCGGCGGTACTTCTATTAAAAAGCTGTAGGAATACAGAGAGTAATGTCGTAACGAGGAAGACAGCTGTATTGATATAAATCAGCTGAATAAAAATATTCCCCCTGCGAAAAGATTCCCT containing:
- a CDS encoding rhomboid family intramembrane serine protease; the encoded protein is MAHIISDIRESFRRGNIFIQLIYINTAVFLVTTLLSVFLQLFNRSTAGFLGFLELPASLTRLASQPWSIITYMFMHAGFMHILFNMLWLYWFGSLFLSFFSAKHLRGLYLLGGICGGLFYILSYNIFPYFASSVALSTMVGASASVLAIVMATAYREPNYRVQLFLFGSIRLKYIALIVLLTDLLFVTSQNAGGHIAHLGGALAGLWFAASLKRGTDVTSWINKPLDLFLRLFDKKTWHRRKPKMEVHYNRDPRDYDYNAHKKAQSDEIDRILEKLKKSGYESLSTEEKKSLFDASKR